In the Corynebacterium gerontici genome, one interval contains:
- the rplS gene encoding 50S ribosomal protein L19 → MNILDKVDAASMRDDIPDFRPGDTLDVHVKVIEGQKTRTQLFRGVVIRRQGAGVRETFTVRKVSFGIGVERTFPVHTPNIDKIEVVSRGRVRRAKLYYLRDRKGKAAKIRERR, encoded by the coding sequence ATGAACATTCTTGACAAGGTCGATGCAGCGTCCATGCGCGACGACATCCCGGATTTCCGTCCGGGCGATACCCTCGACGTTCACGTAAAGGTGATCGAGGGTCAAAAGACCCGTACCCAGCTCTTCCGCGGCGTCGTGATTCGCCGTCAGGGTGCAGGCGTGCGTGAGACCTTCACCGTGCGCAAGGTTTCTTTCGGTATTGGTGTGGAGCGTACCTTCCCGGTGCACACCCCCAACATCGACAAGATCGAGGTCGTTTCCCGCGGCCGCGTGCGTCGCGCAAAGCTGTACTACCTGCGCGACCGCAAGGGCAAGGCAGCCAAGATCCGCGAGCGTCGCTAA
- a CDS encoding Tex family protein has translation MTSRIAVTIAEELHVVPAHVEAAIGLLDEGNTVPFIARYRKEKTGGLDDTQLRSIEERVVYLRELEARKATVLQVIDEQGKLSANLRALIEACDTKARLEDLYLPFKKRRKTKADKARDAGLEPLLDQLIDAPGADPEQLAQGYLNSEIPDTKAALDGARAILVDRFATDAEVVGSVREEFFEHGTMRSSVVEGKENEGAKFRDYFDFSEPFTSLPSHRILALLRGEAEGVLSLQLDAGDDAQYEHLIAQHCGLEDASHWVKKAIAWGWRTKLEVSAGLDVRMRLKEFAQEQALEVFAKNLRDVLLAAPAGERATLGLDPGYRNGVKCAVVSSTGKVLDTMIVYPHQPQQRWDHAVQVLAGACATHKVELIAVGNGTASRETEKLAAEVADMIKKAGGQRPTPVVVSESGASVYSASELAAQEFPTMDVSLRGAVSIARRLQDPLAELVKIDPKAIGVGQYQHDVQQQALARTLDGVVEDAVNAVGVDVNTASAPLLARVAGVSPSIAEHIVTHRDEHGAFPNRNALKKVPRLGPKAFEQCAGFLRVRGDNPLDYSAVHPEAYAIVADIAEKTGLGVAELIGNSRVLSALNAQDFTRDGFGEPTVKDIIAELDKPGRDPRPEFTTASFKEGVEKISDLREGMILEGTVTNVAAFGAFVDVGVHQDGLVHVSAMANRFVSDPHEVVRSGQVVKVKVINVDVERKRIALSMKLDDAAQKKQPQKKSNRGRKQSKPQGNSAMAEALRRAGL, from the coding sequence ATGACATCGCGCATTGCAGTAACTATTGCCGAAGAATTACATGTTGTTCCAGCCCATGTCGAGGCCGCAATTGGGCTGCTCGACGAAGGCAACACGGTGCCGTTCATCGCCCGCTATCGTAAGGAAAAGACCGGTGGTTTAGACGATACGCAGCTTCGTAGCATCGAGGAACGCGTGGTGTACCTGCGCGAACTTGAAGCCCGCAAAGCGACGGTGCTGCAGGTCATTGATGAGCAGGGAAAACTCAGCGCTAACCTCCGCGCGCTCATCGAAGCCTGTGACACGAAGGCTCGCCTGGAGGATCTCTATCTGCCCTTCAAGAAACGGCGGAAAACCAAGGCAGATAAAGCGCGCGATGCAGGTTTGGAGCCGCTGCTTGACCAGCTTATCGACGCCCCCGGGGCCGACCCCGAGCAGCTCGCACAGGGCTACCTGAACTCGGAGATCCCCGACACGAAGGCCGCGCTCGATGGTGCCCGCGCCATTTTGGTGGATCGTTTTGCTACGGACGCTGAAGTGGTTGGCAGTGTGCGCGAGGAATTCTTTGAACACGGAACCATGCGCTCAAGCGTGGTCGAAGGCAAAGAAAACGAGGGCGCGAAGTTCCGCGACTACTTTGATTTCTCGGAGCCCTTCACTTCTCTGCCGAGCCACCGAATTCTGGCGCTGCTACGTGGAGAGGCCGAAGGTGTGCTCAGCCTGCAACTCGATGCAGGCGATGATGCCCAATATGAGCACTTGATTGCTCAACACTGCGGTTTGGAAGATGCTTCGCACTGGGTGAAAAAAGCCATTGCCTGGGGCTGGCGCACCAAACTTGAGGTGTCCGCCGGATTGGATGTGCGCATGCGGCTGAAAGAGTTCGCCCAAGAGCAAGCCCTCGAAGTATTCGCCAAGAACCTTCGAGACGTCTTGTTGGCGGCCCCGGCAGGCGAGCGCGCCACCCTCGGGTTAGATCCCGGGTATCGCAATGGTGTGAAATGCGCCGTGGTTTCATCAACCGGCAAGGTGCTGGACACCATGATCGTGTATCCGCATCAGCCGCAGCAGCGCTGGGATCACGCGGTCCAGGTGCTCGCCGGCGCCTGCGCAACACACAAGGTTGAGCTCATCGCTGTAGGCAATGGTACTGCCTCCCGTGAGACAGAAAAGTTGGCCGCTGAAGTAGCCGACATGATCAAAAAAGCAGGCGGCCAACGTCCAACGCCGGTGGTGGTGAGCGAATCGGGCGCCTCGGTGTATTCTGCTTCGGAACTGGCAGCGCAGGAATTTCCCACCATGGATGTTTCACTGCGCGGTGCGGTATCCATTGCGCGTCGCCTGCAAGACCCTTTGGCAGAGCTGGTCAAGATCGACCCAAAGGCTATCGGTGTGGGGCAATACCAACACGACGTGCAACAACAAGCCCTGGCACGCACCCTCGATGGTGTGGTGGAGGACGCGGTGAATGCCGTGGGTGTGGATGTCAATACCGCCTCCGCGCCACTGCTGGCTCGAGTGGCGGGCGTGAGCCCAAGTATTGCCGAACACATTGTCACGCACCGCGATGAGCACGGGGCGTTTCCAAACCGTAACGCACTGAAGAAGGTGCCGCGCTTGGGGCCAAAAGCCTTTGAACAGTGCGCAGGCTTCCTGCGCGTTCGCGGCGATAACCCCTTGGACTATTCTGCGGTGCACCCCGAGGCTTATGCCATCGTGGCAGACATTGCGGAAAAGACTGGGCTTGGGGTAGCAGAACTCATCGGCAATTCAAGGGTGCTCAGCGCGCTGAACGCACAAGATTTCACAAGGGATGGATTTGGTGAGCCCACTGTCAAAGACATCATCGCTGAGCTGGACAAGCCGGGGCGCGATCCGCGACCCGAATTCACCACTGCATCTTTCAAGGAAGGGGTGGAAAAGATCAGTGATCTGCGCGAAGGCATGATCTTGGAGGGAACGGTCACCAATGTTGCTGCCTTCGGCGCGTTCGTGGACGTCGGCGTACACCAGGATGGCCTGGTCCACGTTTCAGCCATGGCAAACCGCTTCGTGAGCGATCCGCACGAAGTGGTTCGCTCTGGGCAAGTGGTGAAAGTGAAGGTGATCAACGTCGATGTAGAACGCAAGCGCATTGCACTCAGCATGAAACTGGATGACGCTGCCCAGAAGAAACAACCGCAAAAGAAGAGCAACAGGGGCCGCAAGCAATCCAAGCCACAAGGAAACTCGGCGATGGCCGAGGCTTTGAGGCGCGCCGGGTTGTAA
- a CDS encoding M23 family metallopeptidase yields MRSTIVVFTLAVVLCFAGTPAALGYVSPATGKDSPGRVTRAFDNPERDWLPGHRGVDLAMPPGTPVHAAGPGEVIYAGVIAGTPVVSIQHSDGLRSTYQPVAPSVRQGQFVEEGDVIGTVMPGHAEHDGLHWGVKTGPKSYINPLSLLDQPVIRLKPVR; encoded by the coding sequence ATGAGAAGCACCATTGTTGTATTCACTCTCGCCGTCGTTTTGTGCTTCGCCGGCACACCTGCGGCCCTCGGATACGTGTCACCTGCGACAGGCAAGGATTCTCCCGGCCGCGTAACCAGGGCATTCGACAATCCTGAGCGCGATTGGCTGCCGGGTCATCGCGGCGTCGACTTGGCAATGCCTCCGGGCACACCGGTACACGCTGCTGGACCGGGTGAAGTCATCTACGCCGGTGTGATCGCTGGGACACCGGTGGTGTCCATTCAACACAGTGACGGACTCAGATCGACCTATCAACCAGTGGCACCGAGTGTGCGTCAAGGTCAGTTCGTGGAAGAAGGCGATGTAATTGGCACGGTCATGCCCGGCCATGCCGAACATGACGGCCTGCACTGGGGCGTTAAAACCGGGCCGAAATCGTATATCAATCCATTGTCTTTATTGGATCAGCCAGTGATCCGCCTCAAACCAGTGCGCTAA
- the dprA gene encoding DNA-processing protein DprA: protein MKRIEAWAYLSRTIEGPNRHLQRLLADGREPEAIAQGIARREVWIGHLLAQTQSRYAENRSKEDLAAINAIGGRLVTPDDAEWPREVLDQAFGFAASGYSEHARAQAEDAVAPHALWVKGAHLKELCQQAVAMVGTRAMTQYGKEVIARFAPEFAMHRWTVISGGALGVDTEAHRQALIHGGATIAVAACGLDRHYPARNRELFQHIAKNGALVSEYAPGMAPHRHRFLTRNRLVAALSQGTVVVEAAWRSGALNTLKWAQSLGKVTMAVPGPVHNVASLGCHEKIRQGDAQLVCSGQEVRALLECVGTVDVEGQYELDFAADPIQGLSRNELRVFDALSMEPEDAHSIAGEAGLSAGLTLHLLVTLEQRNVVQRVGAKWIRGTAAGG from the coding sequence GTGAAAAGAATCGAGGCGTGGGCCTATCTCTCCCGAACTATCGAGGGGCCGAATCGACACTTGCAACGTCTCCTGGCGGACGGGAGGGAGCCGGAGGCGATAGCCCAAGGAATTGCCAGACGCGAGGTGTGGATTGGCCACCTTCTCGCGCAGACGCAGTCACGCTACGCCGAAAACCGCAGCAAGGAAGATCTGGCAGCGATCAACGCGATTGGAGGACGCCTGGTTACTCCCGACGATGCCGAATGGCCACGCGAAGTGTTGGATCAAGCCTTCGGTTTCGCTGCTTCCGGTTACAGCGAACATGCTCGCGCACAAGCCGAGGATGCGGTGGCTCCTCATGCGCTGTGGGTAAAGGGAGCGCACCTCAAGGAACTATGCCAGCAAGCCGTAGCGATGGTGGGCACCCGGGCAATGACGCAATACGGCAAGGAAGTCATTGCCCGTTTTGCTCCTGAGTTTGCGATGCACCGCTGGACAGTCATCTCCGGTGGCGCACTTGGAGTAGACACAGAAGCCCACCGACAGGCGCTCATTCACGGTGGCGCGACGATTGCCGTGGCTGCATGTGGTTTGGATCGGCATTACCCCGCGCGCAATCGCGAACTGTTTCAGCACATCGCGAAAAACGGGGCGCTGGTGAGCGAATACGCGCCGGGCATGGCGCCCCATCGTCATCGTTTCTTGACCCGAAACCGTCTGGTAGCGGCGTTGAGTCAGGGCACGGTAGTTGTGGAAGCCGCGTGGCGTTCTGGCGCGTTGAATACCTTGAAGTGGGCGCAATCGTTGGGCAAAGTCACCATGGCGGTTCCCGGACCGGTGCATAATGTGGCTTCGCTGGGGTGTCATGAAAAAATCCGCCAGGGCGACGCGCAGTTAGTGTGTTCTGGCCAAGAAGTTCGCGCTCTTCTTGAGTGCGTTGGGACAGTTGACGTTGAGGGGCAGTATGAGCTGGACTTCGCCGCCGATCCAATTCAGGGGTTGTCTCGCAACGAGCTACGGGTTTTTGATGCGCTTTCGATGGAGCCTGAAGATGCTCACTCCATTGCAGGTGAGGCTGGCTTGAGTGCTGGTCTGACTTTGCACCTTCTGGTGACTCTTGAGCAACGCAATGTCGTGCAGCGCGTTGGTGCAAAATGGATTCGGGGTACCGCTGCTGGTGGGTAA
- a CDS encoding DUF2469 domain-containing protein produces MSAEDLENYEAEVELSLYREYRDVVSQFSYVVETDRRFYLANAVELIPHTQGSDVYYEVRMSDAWVWDMYRAARFVRYVRVITYKDVNIEELDKPDFLMPE; encoded by the coding sequence GTGAGTGCCGAAGATCTAGAAAACTACGAGGCAGAAGTCGAGCTTTCTCTCTATCGCGAGTACCGCGATGTTGTCAGTCAATTTTCCTACGTGGTTGAAACCGACCGCCGATTTTATCTTGCTAACGCGGTGGAACTCATCCCGCATACGCAGGGTTCCGACGTCTACTACGAGGTGCGAATGTCTGATGCCTGGGTGTGGGACATGTACCGAGCCGCACGCTTTGTGCGTTATGTCCGCGTCATAACCTACAAAGACGTCAATATTGAAGAGCTGGATAAACCAGATTTCCTGATGCCGGAATAA
- the tsf gene encoding translation elongation factor Ts, whose translation MANYTAADVKKLRELTGSGMLDCKKALDETDGDFDKAVEILRIKGAKDVGKRAERNATEGLIAVSGNTMVEINSETDFVAKNAEFKEFAQKVADAAAAVKANSPEELAAAEVDGKPAADAIQELSAKIGEKLELRRAVTLEGENLSVYLHHRSADLPPAVGVLVAYTGEGEEAKAAAHAAAMQVAALKAQYLTREDVPAEVIEKERSIAEQITREEGKPEQAIPKIVEGRLGGFYKDVVLLEQASVADNKKNVKQVMDEAGVTLTGFVRYEVGQH comes from the coding sequence ATGGCGAACTACACCGCAGCTGATGTGAAGAAGCTTCGTGAGCTGACCGGCTCCGGCATGCTTGACTGCAAGAAGGCACTCGACGAGACCGACGGCGACTTTGACAAGGCCGTTGAGATCCTGCGCATCAAGGGTGCTAAGGACGTTGGCAAGCGCGCCGAGCGCAACGCCACCGAAGGCCTGATCGCAGTGTCCGGCAACACCATGGTTGAGATCAACTCTGAAACCGACTTCGTTGCAAAGAACGCTGAGTTCAAGGAATTCGCACAGAAGGTTGCCGACGCCGCAGCCGCCGTTAAGGCTAATTCCCCTGAGGAACTCGCTGCTGCTGAGGTTGACGGTAAGCCCGCTGCCGACGCCATCCAGGAGCTTTCCGCCAAGATTGGTGAGAAGCTTGAGCTGCGCCGCGCCGTCACCCTCGAGGGCGAGAACCTTTCGGTGTACCTGCACCACCGCTCCGCCGACCTTCCCCCGGCAGTTGGTGTGCTCGTTGCTTACACCGGCGAAGGCGAAGAGGCCAAGGCTGCCGCACACGCTGCTGCTATGCAGGTGGCTGCGCTGAAGGCTCAGTACCTCACCCGCGAAGATGTTCCTGCGGAGGTCATCGAGAAGGAGCGCTCCATCGCAGAGCAGATCACCCGCGAAGAGGGTAAGCCCGAGCAGGCTATCCCGAAGATCGTGGAAGGCCGCCTCGGTGGCTTCTACAAGGACGTTGTCCTGCTCGAGCAGGCTTCTGTTGCAGACAATAAGAAGAACGTCAAGCAGGTCATGGACGAAGCAGGCGTAACCCTCACCGGTTTCGTTCGCTACGAAGTTGGCCAGCACTAA
- a CDS encoding ribonuclease HII codes for MRTLKQLRTFDVALDRAGLGPVAGVDEAGRGACCGPISIAACILPTHVLPALDGLNDSKALTSARRDKLFDAIRAHALAYHIVHISAKEIDAFGIQHANISGMRRAVAGLDIAPGYVLTDAMKVPSMGCAMLPMIGGDAASRSIAAASVLAKVSRDRVMESLDFCFPEYGLGAHKGYGTKSHMNAVRRHGASPEHRYSYANVQKAHREWLELQKR; via the coding sequence GTGCGCACCCTCAAGCAACTACGAACCTTCGATGTCGCGCTCGACCGTGCGGGATTGGGCCCAGTTGCGGGCGTAGACGAGGCTGGCCGCGGCGCCTGCTGTGGCCCCATTTCTATCGCGGCGTGCATTCTGCCAACACATGTTCTCCCCGCCCTCGACGGCCTCAACGATTCCAAGGCATTGACCTCTGCGCGCAGAGATAAGCTTTTCGACGCCATCCGTGCCCACGCCCTGGCGTACCACATTGTGCATATATCGGCGAAAGAAATCGACGCCTTCGGCATCCAGCACGCCAATATTTCCGGCATGCGCCGAGCGGTGGCCGGTTTAGATATTGCGCCCGGTTATGTGCTCACTGATGCAATGAAAGTCCCGAGCATGGGGTGTGCGATGTTGCCGATGATCGGTGGTGATGCCGCGTCGAGGAGCATCGCTGCTGCGAGTGTGTTGGCGAAAGTGTCGCGGGATCGGGTCATGGAATCCTTGGATTTCTGCTTCCCCGAATATGGGCTGGGAGCCCACAAGGGGTACGGAACGAAGTCTCATATGAACGCGGTGCGCCGCCACGGTGCAAGCCCAGAACATCGTTATAGTTATGCCAATGTGCAGAAAGCCCACCGTGAATGGCTTGAGCTGCAAAAGCGATGA
- a CDS encoding YifB family Mg chelatase-like AAA ATPase, translating into MALANTLSAVVLGVGARVVNVEANIGPGLPGTYIVGLGDAAVTEARDRLKTAAQNARLGWPKTKVMINLSPASLRKHGTMMDLAMCMAVLAAQDSAMDIAHVMFLGEVGLDGRITAVPGVVPAILAGAREGLGLAVVPEANAPEAASAAPSGFTVLSARHILDVVQWAAGQVELPAASSNGPRIRRASSISNEPDMRDVIGQPEAKRAAEVAAAGGHHFMILGPPGSGKSMIARRFAGILPDLDEDARRECQSIASVTASDWHRIPFVAPHHSVSKAALIGGGSGRPTPGAVTKAHHGVLFLDEVSEIPAPVLDALRIPLDQGKVELIRADGNTTFPARFQLVLAANACRCGAAESSDCQCSARQRASYLHNLSGPLWDRIDILVHTHPKGKLHDDAGESSNTIADRVAEARCRTQHRLAQMGIAVSSNAAVPAGRLRRELPATPDAMALLESYLAVGALSQRAVDKTLRLGWSIADLAAAQQPNIDHIAQALEYCGNAKGVLV; encoded by the coding sequence ATGGCGCTAGCTAACACGCTCTCTGCGGTGGTGCTCGGAGTTGGCGCGCGGGTGGTGAATGTGGAAGCCAATATAGGCCCAGGGCTTCCCGGCACGTACATTGTGGGGCTTGGCGACGCCGCCGTGACCGAAGCCCGCGATCGCCTCAAAACAGCGGCGCAGAATGCTCGATTGGGATGGCCAAAGACCAAGGTAATGATCAATTTATCCCCGGCGTCTTTGCGCAAGCACGGCACGATGATGGACTTGGCCATGTGCATGGCGGTGCTGGCAGCCCAAGATTCCGCAATGGATATAGCTCATGTGATGTTCCTTGGTGAAGTCGGCCTGGATGGACGAATAACGGCCGTACCCGGCGTGGTGCCTGCGATTCTCGCGGGCGCCCGGGAGGGGCTCGGCCTGGCCGTGGTGCCGGAGGCTAACGCACCAGAAGCAGCAAGTGCTGCCCCCTCCGGCTTCACGGTGTTAAGCGCCAGACACATCCTCGATGTGGTGCAGTGGGCTGCGGGGCAGGTAGAGCTTCCGGCGGCGAGCTCGAACGGCCCTAGGATAAGGCGCGCGTCTTCGATATCGAATGAACCGGATATGCGCGACGTGATCGGGCAACCGGAGGCCAAGCGCGCGGCCGAAGTAGCGGCCGCTGGTGGGCATCATTTCATGATCCTTGGACCTCCGGGATCGGGTAAGTCGATGATTGCCCGGCGCTTTGCGGGGATATTGCCGGATCTTGACGAAGATGCACGCAGGGAATGTCAGAGCATTGCCTCAGTTACTGCTTCGGATTGGCACCGAATACCGTTTGTAGCGCCGCATCACAGCGTGAGCAAGGCGGCGTTAATCGGTGGTGGCTCGGGCAGACCCACGCCGGGTGCGGTTACAAAGGCGCATCACGGAGTGCTCTTTCTGGATGAGGTGAGCGAAATCCCAGCACCAGTACTTGATGCACTGAGGATCCCGCTCGATCAAGGAAAAGTGGAACTGATTCGGGCGGACGGCAACACCACTTTCCCTGCACGTTTCCAATTGGTACTTGCGGCGAATGCTTGCCGTTGCGGTGCGGCGGAAAGCAGCGATTGTCAATGCTCGGCGCGTCAACGAGCCAGTTATCTGCATAATCTTTCCGGGCCCTTGTGGGACAGGATCGACATATTGGTGCACACCCACCCCAAGGGCAAGCTTCACGACGACGCCGGCGAATCCTCAAACACCATTGCTGATCGGGTTGCAGAGGCACGTTGCCGGACGCAGCATCGGCTTGCTCAAATGGGTATCGCCGTGAGCAGCAATGCAGCAGTGCCCGCAGGACGCTTGAGAAGGGAGTTGCCCGCAACACCCGACGCCATGGCGCTGCTGGAAAGCTACTTGGCGGTTGGGGCGTTGAGCCAAAGAGCCGTGGACAAGACGCTGAGGTTAGGATGGTCGATTGCGGATCTTGCCGCCGCACAGCAGCCGAATATTGATCACATCGCGCAGGCACTGGAGTATTGCGGCAACGCCAAGGGGGTGCTGGTGTGA
- the lepB gene encoding signal peptidase I, with amino-acid sequence MQSVSEAENPTPKAEKKPLPWYVEIPLVMFVTLVVIVLIQTFIGRLYVIPSASMEPTLHGCAGCTGDRIIVDKITYDFSDPKPGDVVVFKGTDSWNEGFFAPKSEGNPVTGTLRNIASWVGLASTDENDLVKRVIATGGQTVQCLEGDEGLKVDGKLIDNSYIQDPPANPISGPGGSEACGGPYFGPVKVPEGNLWVMGDNRTNSADSRYHMGDQYQGTIPQENVIGKVRWIVFPFSRIQSVDSYDIQG; translated from the coding sequence GTGCAATCCGTGAGCGAAGCCGAAAACCCCACACCGAAGGCCGAGAAGAAGCCCCTTCCTTGGTACGTCGAAATTCCGCTGGTCATGTTCGTGACCCTGGTTGTGATTGTGCTGATCCAGACGTTCATCGGCCGCCTCTACGTCATCCCGAGCGCTTCCATGGAGCCCACGCTGCACGGTTGCGCGGGATGCACCGGCGACCGAATCATTGTGGACAAAATTACCTACGATTTCTCCGACCCCAAGCCGGGGGACGTGGTGGTGTTTAAGGGCACGGACTCGTGGAATGAGGGGTTTTTCGCGCCGAAGTCGGAGGGGAATCCCGTCACCGGTACCCTTCGCAACATTGCCTCCTGGGTGGGGCTTGCTTCAACCGATGAAAATGACCTGGTCAAACGTGTCATTGCCACCGGTGGGCAGACGGTGCAGTGCCTTGAGGGAGACGAAGGCCTCAAGGTCGACGGCAAGCTGATCGATAATTCTTATATCCAAGATCCTCCCGCCAACCCCATCAGTGGCCCCGGTGGTTCCGAAGCGTGCGGTGGACCGTACTTTGGGCCGGTGAAAGTGCCAGAGGGCAACTTGTGGGTGATGGGCGATAACCGCACCAATTCCGCTGATTCGCGCTACCACATGGGGGATCAGTACCAGGGCACCATTCCTCAAGAAAATGTTATCGGCAAGGTTCGCTGGATCGTCTTCCCCTTCAGCCGCATCCAGAGCGTGGACTCTTACGACATTCAGGGTTAA
- the rpsB gene encoding 30S ribosomal protein S2, whose amino-acid sequence MAVVTMRELLDAGVHFGHQTRRWNPKMRRFIFTDRNGIYIIDLQQTLTFIDEAYEFVKETVAHGGTILYVGTKKQAQESVKNQAERVGMPYVNHRWLGGMLTNFQTVSKRLHRMKELQAMDAAEGGYEGRTKKEVLMLTRERQKLERVLGGIAEMGKVPSAMWIVDTNKEHIAVNEAHKLNIPVVAILDTNCDPDVVNYPVPGNDDSIGSIDVLTRVISSAVTAGKHAREERQLAAQKEAAGDADKGEKTEVAAKVEATEEVAAEAKAAE is encoded by the coding sequence ATGGCTGTTGTAACCATGCGTGAACTGCTCGATGCTGGTGTGCACTTTGGCCACCAGACCCGTCGTTGGAACCCAAAGATGCGTCGTTTCATCTTCACCGACCGCAACGGCATCTACATTATTGACCTGCAGCAGACCCTGACCTTCATCGACGAAGCTTACGAGTTTGTTAAGGAAACCGTCGCTCATGGCGGCACCATCCTGTACGTGGGCACCAAGAAGCAGGCTCAGGAGTCCGTGAAGAACCAGGCTGAGCGCGTTGGTATGCCTTACGTGAACCACCGCTGGCTCGGCGGCATGCTCACCAACTTCCAGACCGTATCCAAGCGTCTGCACCGCATGAAGGAACTGCAGGCAATGGATGCTGCTGAGGGCGGTTACGAAGGCCGCACCAAGAAGGAAGTTCTGATGCTCACCCGTGAGCGTCAGAAGCTCGAGCGTGTCCTCGGTGGTATCGCTGAGATGGGCAAGGTGCCTTCCGCAATGTGGATCGTGGACACCAACAAGGAACACATCGCTGTGAACGAAGCTCACAAGCTGAACATCCCTGTGGTTGCCATCCTCGACACCAACTGCGACCCCGACGTTGTCAACTACCCGGTTCCCGGTAACGACGACTCCATCGGCTCCATCGACGTGCTCACCCGCGTGATTTCCTCCGCCGTGACCGCTGGTAAGCATGCTCGCGAGGAGCGTCAGCTCGCCGCTCAGAAGGAAGCCGCTGGCGACGCCGACAAGGGCGAGAAGACCGAGGTTGCTGCCAAGGTTGAGGCCACCGAAGAGGTAGCTGCTGAAGCAAAGGCTGCTGAGTAA
- a CDS encoding YraN family protein: MDTQSTTRAAANSALHGRGIDGRCTLGAAGEDRTAAWYEAQGYEVLASNVRTPFGEIDILAQQAGRLHVIEVKTRSHDAFGGAEAVNARKLKKLRKSAAWWLQQPGQRGRFERVCFDVVEIVGPSMTLWQEVEHGAS; encoded by the coding sequence GTGGATACACAAAGCACAACAAGGGCCGCGGCGAACAGTGCGCTGCACGGTCGGGGGATAGATGGACGCTGCACGTTAGGTGCGGCAGGGGAGGATCGAACTGCTGCCTGGTACGAGGCGCAGGGCTATGAGGTGCTGGCGAGCAATGTACGCACGCCTTTCGGAGAAATCGATATTTTGGCGCAACAGGCTGGGCGTTTGCACGTCATCGAGGTAAAAACTCGATCCCACGACGCCTTCGGTGGGGCTGAGGCCGTAAATGCCCGCAAGTTGAAAAAGCTGCGAAAGTCCGCCGCCTGGTGGCTTCAGCAGCCGGGGCAACGCGGCCGCTTCGAGCGAGTGTGTTTTGACGTTGTGGAGATCGTGGGTCCCTCGATGACCCTATGGCAGGAGGTTGAACATGGCGCTAGCTAA
- a CDS encoding tyrosine recombinase XerC, with translation MGTTQMLELIDDYADHLRLVLGRSEATARGYRSDLRAFAHTRPTLDYVTLEDFREALGESAEAGASRATLARRTAAMKGFSSWLYAQGYIQQDVAARLQAPRVERYLPKVLTEQAAAALVQPQHEGKESPKALAEMLRDRAILELLYASGMRVSELVGLDLGDVDTSKNVAKVLGKGNKQRVVPFGSAASSAVQEWIGQPRNLLAKPDERALFVGLRGARLNPRQVRRLVERQANAVGAEGVGPHSLRHSAATHLLDHGADLRVVQELLGHSSLQTTQIYTHVSTARLQEAFRQAHPRA, from the coding sequence ATGGGCACCACGCAAATGCTTGAGCTTATCGACGACTACGCCGATCATCTGCGGCTGGTCCTCGGAAGGTCCGAGGCCACAGCGCGTGGGTATCGTTCGGATTTGCGGGCGTTTGCGCACACCAGACCGACGTTGGACTACGTCACGCTGGAGGATTTTCGTGAGGCTCTGGGTGAATCGGCAGAAGCTGGGGCTTCGAGGGCGACGTTGGCTCGCCGAACTGCCGCCATGAAAGGCTTTAGTTCCTGGCTTTATGCGCAAGGCTATATCCAACAGGATGTTGCGGCGCGGCTTCAAGCACCGCGGGTTGAGCGCTATCTGCCTAAGGTGCTCACTGAACAAGCAGCCGCTGCGTTGGTTCAGCCGCAACATGAGGGCAAGGAGTCGCCCAAGGCGCTAGCCGAGATGCTGCGTGATCGCGCAATTTTGGAGCTGCTCTACGCCTCAGGGATGCGAGTTTCAGAGCTGGTAGGCCTAGATCTTGGCGATGTGGATACCAGCAAAAATGTGGCCAAAGTTCTGGGTAAAGGCAATAAGCAACGCGTAGTGCCGTTTGGTTCGGCCGCCAGTTCCGCGGTGCAGGAGTGGATTGGGCAGCCTAGGAATTTGTTGGCAAAGCCTGATGAACGTGCGCTGTTTGTCGGGCTTCGTGGTGCGCGTTTGAATCCGCGCCAAGTACGCAGGTTGGTTGAGCGTCAGGCCAACGCGGTGGGTGCAGAAGGCGTGGGGCCGCATTCCTTGCGCCACAGTGCGGCAACGCACCTGCTCGATCACGGTGCAGACCTCCGGGTAGTACAAGAACTCTTGGGGCACTCGTCCCTGCAAACCACTCAAATCTATACCCACGTCAGCACTGCGCGGCTTCAAGAGGCCTTCCGTCAGGCGCACCCGCGTGCTTAG